TGTCTGAATTGATAGCCTATAGCTTATTTTCCTGGAAGGACCTTTCATAGGTCAGTGGCCTGAAGTTAAGACATCACCTAGGCATTTTGCATGTGATTCCATGGCCAATGTGTACATGTAATCTTAGAAGATATCACTACTGTGATAAAGTTCTCTACCACAACTGCCAAACACAGTAGTGTAAAGTTTCTACATCTGCTATAAAAGAAAGCAGTTagaattaataaattattaggATTATTCAATGCTATGTATCAAGCATTGAATAAATCTGTCTTACTCACCTGTCTGAGTTTTTACCCTGCTAGTAGATAACCCCGTGTCACTGAAACTTTGAACTGTTCCCACGTGTCCTATgactggatcccagggagaagaggtcAGCATTGccttcctcaggaagctgtaagAAGCAATGAGGTCTCCCTCAGCACTCCTTTTCTCCCaactagacaagcccagagtccttagctgctcctcacagggcaTGTTTCCAGCCCTTTCCCCAgatttgttgccctcctctgggctaccttgctaatggtgcattcaactcctgcatgTATTACATGAGGTAATAAAGCTATTTTGAGAATGTTAAGAGTATTTCTAGTTAACAAAAACTGGTTTTTGTGGATcctccaattaaaaaaaaggtacctTTACTGTAGAAGCATTGAGAACTTAAGACTGCTATTTCTGTGTTACTTGGGTGTCTTGAATATGGTCTTTCAATTGATCTGGCATTCCAAAGACTGAGGTCTGAGTTGCAGGATATGTTAAAGGTCCACACACTAAGTTAAAACTTGAGGGATTGCTTGGGGTTGTTTTGtagttttggtttggcttttaaGCTGTGGCTGTTATGAAActaaaatacaaagaagaactgaaattttccattacttttGGGACATTCTTTAGAAATAGCTGTCATAagttttaaatcacatttcctAGAACTAAGATCAAAACTTCAGCATTAAGACTCTGAATGCTGATACGCAGTAGGCCAGATTCTACAGTTCTGCTGTGACTATAAGTAACAACAGTAGTTACGATTTAGTGGCTTCATTAGgtgactgtatttatttgtctattaatgatgataaaataaaaacacaggtGTCTGACTTAAAATGGATAAATGAAACATGTAAgtcatggaaaacaaaaattaatttatagtatttccattttaaaaaatactagaaaaatacagttttcatcGTCCTAAATAACTGGTCTGTTAAAAATCTCCTTATGTTTTAGGATTCTTTCAAGTACAGTTATCCTCCATTGGTTGATGATGATTTTCAGACTCCTTTATGTGAAAATGGACCCATTACTAGTGAAGATGAGCATGAAAGTAAAGAAGAGATAGATGCAGACAGCAAAGAGACTGGGGAGCTGAGTGAAGAACAAAACCTTAATCAGAAAAAGGTATCTAACTCTGAAGGTTGAGGCAAGTGGGACAGGAGGGGTATAATTTTTGTTCCCTGTCAGGCTTTTACTTTGTGTGTTGATTTTTGGGGTTTATTGTCTGGTGTCCTGTcctgccccaccccaccccccttccaGTTTGACAAAAGAAcccagtaaaactgaaaattatacTTGCAGTTTCAACCTTGCTTCTTAGCCTGTTAAGACCAGTTTCACGTTCCTGAATGAGTAAAATGTGtactaaatatttaatatatctGGATTATAGTGAATGTAAGGTGACACTTAaaaggtttttgtgttttgctttcaaaggtTACGTCTTTCTAGTcggtttatttttaatcttggGATATCTAGTAGTGTACGTCTTAAAATACACCTAGTTTTCTCAGGTGCTTAAGTATGTACATGAGAAAATATTGACAGTTCTAtttataatattaatttataatattattatattaatattaacTTACACTTTCCTGGatgttaatttgttttcttaaattattgATAAACTCTTAATGtataaaagttttcatttagTCTTGGGATAAATTGTACCCCTAATCCATCAATCCTGTTCTACAGTATAATCTTCCTGCAGTGGTGTTTATCCAGAAAGATAAAAGCATTGTTTTACAGAAGTCTATATGAAGTTATATATAGTAATATGCAATGATAGTCAGTGAGGATATAGCTCTTGAAAACAGtaggaaaaatctgaaattcatTGCTTTAGTGCCATAATTAATTTTGGAATATGAATTGCAAAACTTCTGTTAAATGGAGTAGAATACTTTAATATCACACTTTCAGTTTCATTTATTCTTCTAAGTTTTTGTCAGAATAATTTGAAACACACAGCTTACATTAAGGAGTCCAGCTGTTCTTTGCAACTTGgccagctattaaaaaaaaaggtaatttcacTGACCTTaaagtcaaaagaaaacattacatAACCATGGTGACTTCCTGACCATTGGACTCAGCAGCTTGTTCTGGTTGTAGCCCATCTTCCAAGCGCTGATTCTTAAATATGGAAATGAGGAGAATTCCTCTTCAGTGTGAGATGGCTGTGGTCCTTAGTAGCCTcagtgtgtgtttggttttaatttgctTGGCTGACTTCAGCTTTCTACttaaggttttgctttttgggttttttgtttgtttggtttttcccaGTCTTAATTATTTGGTTCATGGTATTTTCTCACGTATACAGTGTAATCCAGCTGCTAATCAATCTTTTCAGTAAACTAAGATTAACATTTATGCTTATCATGTATCAATTAATATTAAGGCATGCTTAAGGCCTTACCTTTTACACACTTTTAAAACCAGACTGTGTGTCGTCATTGGTGGTACTGTTTCTGTAAAAAGTAGATTGTTGTTTTGCTTCAACTCGCTATTCTTCTGTTCACATATTTAAGAATAATACTTGCTATTTCTTCTGCAGCAAGTACACCGTTGTTTGCCACTTCAATGTTATGTTCTTttccaaaatgtgtttttcagaaatgcctCCCCTATTATCTCAGAATGGTtggcattttttatttctaaattaattatttttaacctggTGGTGtctaaatataaatattcaatttttttaatacagccaGCTTCCAAACTAACAGATTTCAAGTGATCTGTGAGATACAGTCTTCATTATTTACTGCACTACCTCTCTTTATATGCAGACTCTGATCATCACTAGGAATtcatcttatttattttatatacgTAAGCCTCTTCTTATCCCATAGAAGGGCCTATTTCTTTCCACAGAGTGGAGTGAGCCATGAGTGATAAACTTGGTTAGTAAGTGCCTGTCCTGTAGATGCTTCCACCTTTAATGTGTGCTGTAATAACATTTTCTCTGgtaattttatttagatttatgTAGAATAAAGGCCAACACATAAGTAGTGTAGTGTATTTACACACTAACATTTTACTATAactgtaattattaaaaaaaaaaatcaaattcctgtgtggtttctttttataaaacctATTTTCTATATAATCTTATATTCATTTCATTGCCATACTTCAAATTTACATAAACCAAATTCTCTTCCTGTCTTCTCTCTGtattttaagtgaaataaaaacaagcaaactgtTCAGCTAGCTGATCGTCAGTCATGATGTCACTAATTCTTTCAGTCTTCTCTGTCTCCCTCCACCCACCCTGTTTTGCACTTAATTCCAGAGTTCTTGCATTCTTTCTAATAAGATGTCCAGGGCTGCTGACATGTATTTTCTTAATGCAATAGCAGAAAACCTTCAGAACCTAAGATATCTGGAGTTTTGGATGCACCAATTCAATcagcattatttctttttaagttttccaGTACTTCAGAGTTCCATCTAAAAGCAGTGAAGATATGTTTAGTAACTCTATAATACAATAAAGTGTGGAAttgttgttgtgttttctgttggGGTGTTGTGTTGGGGTGTCTATTTTAATTGACAAGTTTTGCAGTGGAAGAGTAATATCAGTGCTTTACAGTCTTAAATATTTGAAGTACTATAACTGAATGTGTCTGGAGTTTTCAAAAATAACCAACTTGGGCATCAGGAAAATACAtggtgaaaaaaacaaagcagaagtttGGTTACATGCCTGTTTAATACACTATGTAACTCCTATAACAAATCATTTTATTCAGGGAACTTCAAGCAGCGAATTCATTCAGGGAATGAATACATTTTAAGCTTGGTCTGTAACATATAAATTGTTGAAACAAGCCTCCTCATATTCTTTGAAATACCTGCATGATGCTGTAATGTGTAACCCAGGTTTCTAGTTAATCACTGTAACTATCGTTTTTACTTAGATGAATTCTATAGAACAAATTTCCAAATCAGAGGAAACTGACAAAACAGAGATCAAAccaaaaaatgcaaagaaagcattaaccACTTTTAAAGGACCTTTATTACACATCAGGTAATAatattctttaattttgttgtttttacagTGTGCCTTGGACACTTGAGTAGTGAACTAAttggttttcaaaataaactattttttcagACTATTAGAGGATAATATGTTAAAACCATCCTTCTAAGAATGATTTTTACAAAGCTCAaagaatttttctgcttttatgtttttcGTTAATCTTTTGGTGTTACCATTGGCATGCTTTCTGTACGAATTAGTAGGTGTACATTTCATACAATCATAGAAGCGTTTCATGGTTTCATTTATATTGAGAAACTGTCAGTGGATTTAAACTTGTGTTTATCTTAATGAGAGCAGTGGTTTGACATTGATTGCATTGGCTTAAGAAAAACCAATGTGTTTTACTAAGACAGCTTTCACTGTTAAATCTTGCTTGAATTCTCTTAAGACAGTGTAGCTGTCTACACTAGTAGTTTGCACCAATTAAACTTAATGAATGGGTCCAAATTACTTTGTGTGGGAAGTGCTCTGCATAAATGGGCATATCTGCTCAGAAGATTTTTGTCATCCAAGATGCTTACATCTTTTAGTTAATCTGCTTTTTTATCATTGAACTAGGAAAAAAGTCAATTAGCCAATATCACTTCTTCTTTTCACTGCCTTTCAGGTTAAGATGCTTATTTAGAAATTGATTCAGATGTTAACTTTTATTTTCGCTTCCAGTTTGCTATTACATGAATGAAGAAAATACCTAATTTATAGGTAATTCCTTAGCTAATTTTCTAAGTGCTGTACTGAATTAGTTTTGGAATGACATTGAATAATGACATGCTCATTAGCatcaaaacatattttgtatGTGTcaaattttcttggttttgaaatgaaagtTACCTTTTATAATCCTTTGTGTGAAAACCTCCTCTGCATAGACTTAGTTTCTTGTATGGCAGGACAAAGGTATAGACTGAAgaactgtgattttaaaataatgtttaaaatgttctgtCCCTGTGACAAAAGCAACTGTGTTCTTCcatacacttctttttttataaaaaaaaccaaaacaacccaccaccACACAAGAAATctaacaaaccaaaaccacaacaaccaaacaaccagaaaaaccccaaacaaacaaaaccacccctcaccccccaaactgtaccttttttcctcttaaaatatttccagctcTACCATTGGAATAGAACTGTTGGAGTTCACGTAAATTACATGAAAGAGCAAACTTAGTCAACTATAGAGGTGCTAATACTCAGAGTCTTGCtgtcatggaaaataaaatactggtgtctccattttctttgccGTTTGgtgttctttgttttatttatttatttatttattattttttctgtgagtattgtgttttggtttttgatgtggttttttgttgttgtttaagtAAACTCTTGAGAGTATGCACATTCGTTGCTCTTCATTGATAATTAACTCTGTAGAAGCCAGAACTAGTTTTTATTTCCCTGGAATCTTTCTCAGGACACTGAACTAAAATATATTGAACTGATGATATATAGTGCCATTTATAACTAGTCACAGGTACCTATCTCAGAGACTGTAAGCTCTGCCAGTGTGATTAGCTTGTGTCCTCACTGATACCAGCGTTGCCCTGTGAAGGGAACAGCCTACAACCTGACCGGGAAGCTgaggcagagcagctctggcaCCATGAAATCGCCAAGAACCAGCAGCCTTTCTGTGCCCCTCtaactgctgctgcagaagactCAGTGAGGCATTCTTGGACTGCGCACAGGGATATTCCTTACTTATCCCTACACCTAACCTTAGAATTTGTTGGCTCTGGTGTATGGCCGAAGCTGGTTACTTGTACTCTTCCGTTTGCTGTGTTTGTAGTCATGCTCTCTAGTCATCTGTCTCTTCCTGGTTCAGACAGTGATTGCATTTGCCTTGCATACCTTACTGTGAAAGATTGGTCTTTATTGGTCTTCCTCCTCAATAAATGAATATATTTGGTAAGACAAAAAGCAGGAATTTACTTGCACTGTCTGGCAGAAGACTAGCTCCTGTTGTGGTGTATTTTGAGATGAGAATTTGTAGTACAAGCTACAGTGGCTACCCCCCACACATCAGATTAAAGTAAGtgtttctgttaaaattaaaaagcttaggcatttgtttaaaataaagcacCCCACTCTCCCAACAACTACACACCATCCACCGCCAACAGTATGGAACTGGTTGGTTGACTCCACAGACAACATGCATGCAGCAGTGGCCCTCAAGCCccatttctcttcccctctccttaATAGCTACAGTTCGTGGAACAAGAAAGATCAGGCTTTGGCAGAACGTTCCTTTCTTTGAGGTCTTTTTGTGGCTTGTTTCAGTGCTAGTTAATGCTTCATCTTGCAACTGCTGTAACACACAGCTGCAATAGCACAGTACTAAGATAACCAAAATACTTTGTAACTACAATCCTTCCTTTCCCCGGTGGTGTTGGTTGCTTAAGTTGAGAATTTcggaacaggaaaaaaactggGGAGATGGGGATACAGTTACCCtattaatctgttttaaatCCGTCAGtttcttgctttctgccttACTCGGGCAcacctccttcttcctcactaaaaaaggaaaaatactttttaccaTGTGAACTGtctaatacattaaaaaacataGCACCCCCCACATGCAGTCACCATTGGATTCCTCTTCTAGCATGGGTGTTCAGGCTTGCCCTACAGCACCCAgggtttttcttctcagctAATACACTGGTTTGTTTAAGTGAGAGTAGAAAGAAGGATTGGTACTGTAAAAAGGAGGTCTTTTGAGGAGGAGGTCAAACTAACATGAAATTGGCATTcttaaaagcagagaaggaaaaaaaaaacgctttttttgaaaaaggcTTTCTGTCAAAAGAACATGTAGTTCTGTAGTACTGCGTAGTGTGGCAGATCTTTGTGTACTCCTAACGTGatatactgaaagaaaatggttttttACTTGTTACTTGAGTTTTCTCTCAACTTGTAGTATATGAGCATGCCCTACTTCTTGCCTAGTTCATTTGAATGCTTATTCCAAAATGAGTTGTTAGTTTGATATGGTTTAAAAGACTTCATGCATGTCTCTCCTAATTGCACAAGAATATTAAAAGCAAGCAATGACTTTATTTATGCATGTGCCACTAGATGTGAAGAGTGACTCATAAGTACAAGTGAATTTAGCTGTAGTGGTTGTAATGATTGCCACTCGCACATAGCTGCCTGCTCCTCTTACGTGTGTACTATACCCATTACAAGGATAGATGTATGAGGTGTAAATTACTGCCTGTCTGTGACACCACCTTAAAGTCTTTAGTATTagcataaattaaaattaatgatgGTTTCCCGTAACATACTACTCTAAGATGCAGTGGCTAAAATGACTGTATATATCTGTTGGCTATTCCTGCTGTTGCAGATGGTCAAGCTCTTCCAGATGGAAGAAGTCAAGGGCAGTAATCAGCTGAGGCAGCTAGGTCCGCTTGTGGTCATGAGTCAATCCTGAGCTTCACTAcaaaatttctgcattttgttttcacgGCTTTTTTGATGGAAACCTGTAGCTGCAGGGTTAAAAGTATTCTATTTTCTTGTAGGTGCGgtcatttttcttctatgatATGTTGTAAAGATAGTTTGGAtaaactaattatttttaaatttcttattaGCCCAGCAGAAGAATTATATTTTGGCTCCAAAGAAACTGGAGAGAAGAAATGTTTAATAGTTCTCACCAATGTCACGAAAAACATAGTGGCTTTTAAGGTAAGTATTTTATGCATGGCCTGGTTTACTTTActaaatatgtaatattttcttgttttggttaaggaggaagaaatactattaaacctgcttttcagtctaaattttttattctgttgtgATGTTTGAAGCAGACCAAATAAGTCTTCTGGCTGAATTTGTGACTATTATGTACCACCCCAAAGGGGATAATCAGTAATACAAATCTTTGGTGCACTGACTGAAAAAGAGCTACAGGGATAGTTAGTTCTTTAGTGAGAGTCTAGTATTTCCTGAAAAAGACAGGCTTGAGCGTTGAAAAGTGATCTCTTTagaatttttctcctttttaaatctTGGCTGGGAATAAGTTAGTAATACTCCGAAATGGTGCGGCTCCATCTCTAAATGTCACCATGAAAAGAATGAATGCAGTTATGTTTGCTTCAGAAATACTGAGTTGACTTGccttttggtttggttttccacTAAGTTCCTCatcttttgtcttctctgtacACACAAATAACCAAAGTTTCCATACTTTTGTGTTAAGAATTTTAATAGATAGTCCATTTGATTTTCTTGGCTCTTTCTTTGCAATatataagcaagaaaaatagtatgtgccagaaaagaaaggatAGAAGTGAttgagagagaggaagaagtgAAATATCAGTGTCTGATTACTCCtacaaaataaagtattttaaagactgTATGTATTGCCATGTCTTAATATTTAAGTGTTTGGGGATTTTAGTTATTATAGAATGAGGGAGGTTATGAAACAATCATAGTTTGTGCATGTTTTACTATATGCTCGCTtggtattttctgtttatagGTGAGAACAACTGCTCCTGAAAAATACAGAGTTAAACCCAGTAACAGCAGCTGTGAACCTGGCACATCATTGGATATAATAGTCTCTCTTCATGGTGGTAAGTACAATCTTAAAATcgaatttttaaaaagtctggaGAAGTTTTATTAAAAGGCTGACTGCTCTAGATACTAACCTTTGTATGTACTTACTGGGGTGTAAGGCCAGCTGACACCCATGTCTACTTGGCTGTTGTATGAGAGTGTTaacatttataaaaaaacaTGGAGCTCAGGCAGCGTTTGAATAATGCCCATACTGATTTATTGCTCCACTTAGGCATAAGGAGCTGTTGTCTGCAGTCCATTCTGtttcttgtattaaaaaaaaaaaaaacaaaaggcgCAGTAGCAGCTGTCTCACTTGTGCTCTGTTAGAGCGGGAGTTTATCTGCATAAAGTCAGTTTCTTAAGTTGTTGCAAGTCCAGGTGAATTTGCTGGAGAATGCATTCTTTACAGGATTCTCGGTTGTCCTTGAATTGTTCAGGTGAATCTAGATCTGCTAAAATGAAACTGTAGAATTTTGGGAAAATTCTCATCAAAATTGTTGAGCTTAAGAGAAtgatttcattgttttcatttccagtaAGTCAAGTGTCTGATGTCCTGCAATGAACAAGGTCTcattttaaagtacttttgTTCAAAAATGCTTCTCTACACTTTGTAATCTTGTCATTTTATCCAAGCAcactttcacctttttttcttctttgagggCAGGTTTTGCAGCTTCTCTGCAGGATCGTTTCCTTATAATGGCAGCAGAAATGGACCAGTCTTCTGGAGCAGGTGTACCGGAACTGGCTCAGTTTTGGAAAGAAGTGCCTAGGACCAAAGTGATGGAACATAGGTGAGCATGTGGTTTTCTGTTGACAGGAGGGTTTTTTAGCCATTATCATTTACCTGATTTATAGCACTTGCATTTCATAATCAGTGAAGGATTCTCCAAACCCAATTGTGTGCTTACTGACTAAAGTATATTGCTGAGGCTTCCACTCTTGTTTTAACCGATTAGAGgtgtttttaatgcattaaatgTCACGGTATTCTGCACGtgcttttctttgattttttgttgttgttcttgtgCTGATTCAGAGTTAAGTGGAAAGAACGTGAATGGCTGTGACAATACACGTggacagcagatttttttttttcaataagaaCGTGCCACTTgagttttctaaaaaaaacaagcaagaaacaaaaagaaacaagaagacACCAAATGTAAATTTGTTTcctagaaaatattaaaagatgCTTCCTTTTGGCTATGGAAAATCATAATTTTATAGAAAACTTCTGTAAAACCTATCACATGTTCCTATATGtgtgttttcatatttaatggTGAAAAAAATACCACTAGGAAAATACGTTTCCACACACACTTTATTAAATATACCTGTTACTCTTTCTCATCTCTTCATGTCTAGTTTTATCACTGTACATTTCTAGGAAAAGTTTGTTGTAGTTCTTTCATCTaggagtctttttttttcttttggagctGCCTTTAGCCCTACATGGCCAAAATTAAcatggaaaaagtatttttgagaCTTGATGCTTAAGCCTTGCTCTGTCTTGGCTTCAGATGCTTATCCCTTGCTTCCTTATTAAACCAAATCTCCATCATATGACAGACCTTAAGCTTCCTTGCATAAatgttgcaattttttttaagacagacCCTGAAACAATAGGGAGAGATAATTTGATTACATTAAAATTATCACGAGCAGTGTGTGCCATGTCTGTACATTACTGATCAATACAAAACTGGCCTTTTTTATTAAACCTAGATCAAAAGTAGTGGAGAATATAATTATCGTCTCTTTAATATTATATATGCAAGAGCTTTATCTGAGGAATCTACTTAGATTTTATTACATGTATTtgtccctttttgttttttgttttgccttgtcAGGGAGGTTttagcatttctctttccttaaaatagaaaaacaccACAGCCTGAGTTTAACCATTTCTTTAGCAAATAAATTCATTCCCACACTAATTGACCTGCGTGTTATCAGAGGAGCGTGTGCTGCATTTTATAAATTGCATAGGATTCCACTATCTTCAGTTGTCATTTGAAATTCTGTTCCTGTGTATTCAACTGTGGAAGAGGTGGACTCCATGAAAAATGTTGTTGCTAAGgtttaaaatgtaaagaaaaccattattttctctgttgttcaaATATTGTTGCATTTGTAAGTTTTTGTAAGTATTTGTAAGTATTTGACTGGAAAATCCAGTGGATCCTGCGctatgaatttaaaattattacaatatGTTTTAACTGAGCATGCAGATAATTTTGATCTTGCTTTCTATATCAGAAGCTGTCAAAATGTAATCGGTGGACTGAGGAAGCCTTCTTAGGCTGTCATTGCAATAgtccctgcttattgcaggaggttggactagatgacctttaaaggtcctttccagctcagatgagtctatgattctgtgattctaatagtaattaagaaaattaatcaaTGAGAACAGATGATAAAGTGCATATAATAACTGTTAGATGGGCTGTTTACTATTAATTATACAAAGTTACATTAAATATATGCTTTTTGGTGTGTGCTTCTTTCCCCTGTCACAGGCTCAGGTGTCATGTCATAGAAAGTAGTAAGCCTTCTTCTCTGACATTAAAAGAGAACACATGTAATATTCCAGCAAAGACCAATGAAGATTTACATATACAGGTAACCGTGTATTCCTTTGTGCCGAATATTGAACAAAATCATAAAATATGATAGAGGTAAAAAGAATTTGTACTAAACCTCTTTGGTACTTTGTAAATTATACTATTGGAAATGCTCAGCAGTTCAAAGTAACTAAATCAGTGATAgtgatttaattattttgttgaaTGGTAATGGTTTAATAAAGTACTACTTCCAATGGAGCTTGCTCATTCCTCTTCTGTATATTGCAGATCTGGGGCATCAGTGAGCCTCAGCGGTATCTTTTGCTTCCTAGTGTAAAGATGTCACCTGCTTGATATAGGCAATATAGGTTATCCATAACTCTTAAGATTCAAAGCTTCTTTAGTGGAACAGATTCCTGAAGTGTATGGTGATAGAAAAGGGATCACCAAGAGATCACTAAGAgaaatcttcccttttttttttctttttttttttttcaattgtgCTTATAGTTATTGGCTAAATAGCTCTAAATTAACAAGTACTTTCATGTACAGTAATCCTAATTCAATGAAACTGTTTCTATTTCCAGCTAACTCAGTTACTGCAGATGAATAAAAGACTTCAGGAGCAGATCGATAACTGCCTCTGGTTCCAGCAGTTGTCAGTTGTTTTATCATTACTATCAGTTACTGTTGTTGCCTTCTGCTTCTACCTGGTGTATCCCCAGAGAAGCTAAAAAGAATGGCTTTGCActggctgtgctgcctgtgGTGACTGGGTGGAGTGGAAGAGATTGCAGTGCTGCGCTCGGATTCTGGAATTGCCAAAATGAGGTTTGTGAGCATACAACAATGAACGATGATGCAAtttcttgaaaaaagaaaacgaAGAAATGGATGACCAGCAAAGGAAATTACTGAAAGTTGACACTTAAAACAGTGCATGAAGAAGATACAACTCAATAAATACTACTGAACTGGAAGGAGGAAACCAAATACAgcaacataatttaaaatggttaaggttttttccctctgatcAACTACTTTAAATAcgatattttgtttcttttcatcatACTCATTCTTATATCTGAACTACTCTCATAGAAGGTGCAAGCAGGCAACTTAAGTGCATTCTAAAGGTTACCTTGT
The Phalacrocorax aristotelis chromosome 1, bGulAri2.1, whole genome shotgun sequence DNA segment above includes these coding regions:
- the MOSPD2 gene encoding motile sperm domain-containing protein 2 encodes the protein MAEQRQDKTALVSETRRRFEAEYLPDKSDKYDSRDVERLQQDDKWVENYLIWRHDIVDDTLKMIDESFQWRKEYTVNDLTESVLPKWLFENGSLFLHGYDKEGYKLFWFRVKHHTRDPKQQLEKKKLVAFWLEHYAKRDHGKPLTVVFDMAETGISHIDLDFVRFIVNCFTDYYPNFLTKIVIFEMPWIMNAAFKIVKGWLGPDAISMLKFTNKSDVQEYISGEYLPPHMGGTDSFKYSYPPLVDDDFQTPLCENGPITSEDEHESKEEIDADSKETGELSEEQNLNQKKMNSIEQISKSEETDKTEIKPKNAKKALTTFKGPLLHISPAEELYFGSKETGEKKCLIVLTNVTKNIVAFKVRTTAPEKYRVKPSNSSCEPGTSLDIIVSLHGGFAASLQDRFLIMAAEMDQSSGAGVPELAQFWKEVPRTKVMEHRLRCHVIESSKPSSLTLKENTCNIPAKTNEDLHIQLTQLLQMNKRLQEQIDNCLWFQQLSVVLSLLSVTVVAFCFYLVYPQRS